In Buchnera aphidicola (Macrosiphum gaurae), the following proteins share a genomic window:
- a CDS encoding aspartate aminotransferase family protein gives MISKKTLITRDTFDKLILPIYNPASFVPVKGKGSRIWDQEGKEYIDFSGGIAVTSLGHCHPLLNKTLKNQSKILWHVSNIFTNEPALKLAKKLVASSFASRVFFANSGAEANEAAFKLARYYSNKIYNTKKNRIISFHNSFHGRTLFTVSVGGQSKYSDNFGPKPLGIIHAVFNDINTVKNIINHNTCAIVVELIQGEGGIIPATIDFIQELRELCNQYNALLIFDEIQTGVGRTGKLFSYEHYGVTPDILTLAKSLGGGFPISAMLTTNEVASIITPGIHGTTYGGNPLACAVAESVIDIVNTKKVLSGVTRKSMRIISELNIINNRFKFFTEIRGQGLLIGIVLKPSISYKINKILNFSFLEGVIFLTAGNNVIRLAPSLVIKECDIIEGMKRFYHALEKCLL, from the coding sequence ATGATATCAAAAAAAACATTAATTACACGAGATACTTTTGACAAGTTAATTTTACCTATTTATAATCCCGCTTCTTTTGTTCCTGTAAAAGGAAAAGGTAGCCGCATTTGGGATCAAGAAGGTAAAGAATACATTGATTTTTCTGGAGGTATTGCCGTTACATCATTAGGACATTGCCATCCTTTATTAAATAAAACATTAAAAAATCAAAGTAAAATTTTATGGCACGTTAGTAACATTTTTACTAATGAACCCGCTTTGAAATTAGCTAAAAAATTAGTTGCGTCTAGTTTTGCATCAAGAGTTTTTTTTGCTAATTCTGGTGCAGAAGCTAACGAAGCGGCTTTTAAGTTAGCACGTTATTATTCTAATAAAATATATAATACTAAAAAAAATAGAATTATTTCTTTTCATAACTCATTTCATGGACGTACATTATTTACTGTTTCTGTCGGTGGACAATCAAAATATTCTGATAATTTTGGACCCAAACCTTTAGGTATAATACATGCTGTATTTAATGATATTAATACTGTAAAAAATATTATTAATCATAATACGTGTGCAATAGTTGTAGAACTCATTCAAGGGGAAGGTGGAATAATACCTGCAACAATTGATTTTATACAAGAATTACGAGAATTGTGTAATCAATATAATGCACTTTTGATTTTTGATGAAATACAAACAGGAGTAGGTAGAACCGGAAAATTGTTTTCTTATGAACATTATGGTGTTACTCCTGATATTTTAACTTTAGCAAAATCTTTAGGTGGAGGTTTTCCAATAAGTGCCATGTTAACTACAAATGAAGTGGCATCTATAATAACACCTGGAATACATGGTACTACATATGGTGGAAATCCTCTTGCTTGTGCGGTAGCAGAATCTGTGATCGATATCGTTAATACTAAAAAAGTATTATCTGGAGTAACAAGAAAGTCTATGAGAATAATATCTGAACTAAATATTATTAACAACCGCTTTAAATTTTTTACGGAAATAAGAGGTCAGGGACTTTTAATAGGTATCGTTTTAAAACCAAGTATTTCTTATAAAATAAATAAAATATTAAATTTTTCATTTTTAGAAGGTGTTATTTTTCTTACAGCTGGCAATAATGTTATTCGTCTAGCTCCTTCGTTAGTTATTAAAGAATGTGATATTATTGAAGGTATGAAACGTTTTTATCATGCTTTAGAAAAATGTTTATTATAA
- the tusC gene encoding sulfurtransferase complex subunit TusC — protein MKMVAFVFSHAPHGTSFGREGLDAIFSVSSFLKKISVFFIGDGVLQLMKSYKVENILARNYTSSFRILSFYNIKDFYCCKASLIERGLNNNNNFILKINILDSHILRLKLDEYDAIINF, from the coding sequence ATGAAGATGGTTGCTTTTGTTTTTTCGCATGCTCCACATGGAACTAGTTTCGGTAGAGAAGGTTTAGACGCTATTTTTAGCGTTTCATCCTTTTTGAAAAAAATAAGTGTATTTTTTATTGGTGATGGTGTTTTGCAATTAATGAAAAGTTATAAAGTAGAGAATATTTTAGCTCGTAATTATACGTCTTCTTTTCGTATACTATCTTTTTATAATATAAAAGATTTTTATTGTTGTAAAGCATCATTAATTGAACGGGGATTAAATAATAATAATAATTTTATATTAAAGATAAACATATTAGATTCACATATTTTACGTTTAAAATTAGATGAATATGATGCAATTATTAATTTTTAA
- the rpsL gene encoding 30S ribosomal protein S12 encodes MATVNQLVRKPRVRKVVKSNVPALGKSPQKRGVCTRVYTTTPKKPNSALRKVCRVRLTNGFEVTAYIGGEGHNLQEHSVILIRGGRVKDLPGVRYHIVRGSLDCAGVKERKQGRSKYGVKKPKS; translated from the coding sequence ATGGCCACAGTAAATCAATTGGTCCGTAAACCTCGTGTACGAAAAGTTGTTAAAAGCAACGTACCTGCATTAGGAAAAAGTCCCCAAAAAAGAGGTGTGTGTACTAGAGTCTATACAACTACACCTAAAAAACCTAATTCAGCGTTACGTAAAGTATGTCGTGTAAGATTAACTAATGGTTTTGAAGTAACTGCTTATATTGGTGGTGAAGGTCATAATTTACAAGAACATTCTGTTATTTTAATACGAGGTGGTCGTGTTAAAGATTTGCCTGGAGTGCGATATCATATTGTTAGAGGTTCATTAGATTGTGCTGGTGTTAAAGAACGTAAACAGGGTCGTTCTAAATACGGTGTTAAAAAACCAAAATCATAA
- the tusB gene encoding sulfurtransferase complex subunit TusB has protein sequence MLHTLMKSPFETNVPLIINMLKKSDDFLALQDGVLIGLKNNIFLKSIIMSSVKLHLIKEDVYARGIEKNISSKFILISYIHFVSLTLKHKKQMTW, from the coding sequence ATGTTACATACGTTAATGAAATCTCCTTTTGAGACTAATGTTCCTCTTATTATAAATATGTTAAAAAAATCCGATGATTTTTTGGCATTACAAGATGGTGTGTTAATTGGATTAAAAAATAATATTTTTTTAAAAAGTATAATTATGTCTTCAGTCAAGTTACATCTTATAAAGGAAGATGTTTATGCACGAGGGATTGAAAAAAACATTTCCAGTAAATTTATTTTAATCAGTTATATACATTTTGTTTCGTTAACACTTAAACATAAGAAACAAATGACTTGGTAA
- a CDS encoding DNA adenine methylase, translating into MFKNRHCYNKLYRYNLKEEFNVPFRSY; encoded by the coding sequence ATATTTAAAAACAGACATTGCTATAATAAATTATATCGATATAATTTAAAAGAAGAGTTTAATGTTCCCTTTAGAAGCTATTAA
- the fkpA gene encoding FKBP-type peptidyl-prolyl cis-trans isomerase gives MIFFLLKRIILLFIILYVPKSFSVSETLSDVYLQSYSKINNTLQNKNEKLAYALGVSLGNYVNQSFEKQKKIGIKLDKNSLLKGIQDAISGNLKLSHQEISSILEELEEQLKHAKKIQSEKNMKENFIQGKLYMENFSKMKGVKKTSSGLLYLVEREGEGEALTNDTKITVHYKGTLINGIEFDNSYRRGQPISLMLKDVILGWQEGLKYIKKGGKIKLVIPPNLAYGKKEVNGIPSNSTLIFDIELLDAVNRL, from the coding sequence ATGATTTTTTTTCTTCTAAAAAGAATAATATTATTATTTATAATATTATATGTTCCAAAATCGTTTTCAGTATCAGAAACTTTATCTGATGTCTATTTACAATCTTATTCAAAAATAAATAATACACTTCAAAATAAAAATGAAAAATTAGCTTATGCTTTAGGTGTTTCATTAGGTAATTATGTTAATCAATCTTTTGAAAAACAAAAAAAGATAGGGATTAAATTAGACAAAAATAGTCTTTTAAAAGGAATACAAGATGCAATTTCTGGTAATTTAAAGCTTTCACATCAAGAAATTTCTTCAATTCTTGAAGAGCTAGAGGAGCAATTAAAACATGCAAAAAAAATTCAATCTGAAAAAAATATGAAAGAAAATTTTATTCAAGGAAAATTATATATGGAAAATTTTTCTAAAATGAAAGGTGTAAAAAAAACTTCTAGCGGTCTTCTATATCTTGTAGAAAGAGAAGGAGAAGGAGAGGCATTAACAAATGATACAAAAATTACTGTACATTATAAAGGTACATTAATTAACGGTATAGAATTTGATAATTCTTATAGAAGAGGCCAACCTATATCATTAATGTTAAAAGATGTTATATTAGGTTGGCAAGAAGGTTTAAAATATATAAAAAAAGGAGGTAAAATAAAATTAGTTATACCACCCAATTTAGCATATGGCAAAAAAGAAGTTAATGGTATTCCAAGCAACTCAACATTAATTTTTGATATAGAATTATTAGATGCAGTTAATAGACTATAG
- the tsgA gene encoding MFS transporter TsgA, whose protein sequence is MKDINRIGLTWISFLSYAFTGALVVVTGMIMGNISDYFHLSVSQMSNTFTFLNAGILISIFINSWLIEIISLKKQLLFGFILTIIAITGIVFSNSIFLFSINMFILGLVSGITMSIGTFIITHLYSGSKRGSQLLLTDSFFSMSGMIFPIITAYLLEKKFFWYWIYVCIGVIYLLIFLLTINLNFLQLKTHIKNIKEIKEKWNCNVFLLSIAALLYILGQLGFISWIPQYTTEIMSVDIKKTGGLVSSFWMSYMIGMWFFSFIIKFFNLYRMFIFLTSISTTLMYFFIHSTNFLNQQYIIISLGFFSSAIYTIIITLASLQTKKPSPKLINFILLFGTIGTLLTFIVTGPIVEKKGLYITLISSNILYAIVFFLSILIYFNQKYKIIK, encoded by the coding sequence ATGAAAGATATTAATCGAATAGGACTTACATGGATTAGTTTTTTATCATATGCGTTTACCGGTGCACTAGTGGTTGTAACTGGTATGATTATGGGGAATATTTCTGATTATTTTCATTTATCTGTATCTCAGATGAGTAATACATTTACTTTTTTAAATGCAGGAATCTTAATATCAATTTTTATAAATTCTTGGCTAATAGAAATTATATCATTAAAAAAACAACTGCTCTTTGGATTCATACTTACTATTATAGCTATAACCGGTATAGTTTTCTCTAATAGTATATTTTTATTTTCAATAAATATGTTCATACTTGGATTAGTAAGTGGCATTACTATGTCGATTGGCACATTCATTATCACTCATCTATACTCAGGATCAAAAAGAGGTTCTCAATTATTATTAACCGACTCTTTTTTTAGTATGTCTGGTATGATTTTTCCTATTATTACAGCTTATCTTTTAGAAAAAAAATTTTTTTGGTATTGGATTTATGTATGCATAGGAGTAATCTATTTATTAATTTTTCTTTTGACAATAAATTTAAACTTTCTACAATTAAAAACTCATATAAAAAATATTAAAGAGATAAAAGAAAAATGGAACTGCAATGTATTTTTACTATCTATTGCAGCATTACTCTACATCTTGGGACAATTAGGATTTATTTCTTGGATCCCACAATATACTACTGAAATTATGAGTGTTGATATAAAAAAAACTGGTGGTTTAGTTAGTAGTTTTTGGATGTCTTATATGATTGGAATGTGGTTTTTTAGTTTTATAATTAAATTTTTTAATTTATATCGTATGTTTATATTTCTAACAAGCATTTCTACAACACTAATGTATTTTTTTATTCATAGTACAAATTTTTTAAATCAGCAATATATAATCATTAGTTTAGGTTTTTTCTCCAGCGCTATTTACACTATAATTATAACATTAGCGTCGTTACAGACAAAAAAACCTTCTCCAAAATTAATAAATTTTATTTTATTGTTTGGCACAATTGGAACCTTGCTTACATTTATTGTAACTGGTCCTATAGTAGAAAAAAAGGGATTGTATATTACTTTGATTAGTTCAAATATATTATATGCCATAGTTTTTTTTCTATCTATTTTAATTTATTTCAATCAAAAATATAAAATTATTAAATAA
- the trpS gene encoding tryptophan--tRNA ligase, producing the protein MIFSKPVLFSAIQPSGNLTLGNYIGTMRHWSKMQDDYECLYCIADLHALTVQENKINLKKSILDTLSFYLACGVDPNKSIIFIQSHVCQHSQLNWILNCFSQFSELLRMTQFKIKRKIEKNCAKRTSAALFNYPILMAADILLYQTNFVPVGRDQKQHVELTRNIANRFNSLYGNIFTLPEPLITQYGSKIMSLLEPHKKMSKSDVNKNNVIFLLDDIPNIVLKIRHAFTDSEMPSKIYYDIEKKPGISNLLEILSSITNKDINVLLKELEGIMYSEFKNIVADSLSKFLFKLQKSYNNYRCDESYLKKIAYEGAIKCQLKSEKTLKNIHDKLGLITFFK; encoded by the coding sequence ATGATTTTTTCTAAACCTGTTTTATTTAGTGCTATACAGCCTTCTGGAAACTTAACTCTTGGAAACTATATAGGTACAATGCGCCATTGGTCTAAAATGCAGGATGATTACGAATGTTTATATTGTATTGCTGACTTACATGCATTAACCGTTCAAGAAAATAAAATTAATTTAAAAAAATCTATATTAGACACACTATCTTTTTATTTAGCTTGTGGTGTGGATCCAAATAAAAGTATTATTTTTATTCAATCTCATGTTTGTCAACACAGTCAATTAAATTGGATTTTAAATTGTTTTAGTCAATTTTCAGAATTACTTCGTATGACACAATTTAAAATAAAAAGAAAAATAGAAAAAAATTGCGCAAAAAGAACAAGCGCAGCTTTATTTAACTATCCTATTTTAATGGCTGCAGACATTTTATTATATCAAACTAATTTTGTTCCGGTAGGAAGAGATCAAAAACAGCATGTAGAATTGACACGGAATATAGCCAATCGTTTTAATTCTTTATATGGAAACATATTTACACTGCCTGAACCATTAATTACTCAATATGGTTCTAAAATTATGTCTTTACTAGAACCGCATAAAAAGATGTCTAAATCTGATGTTAATAAAAATAATGTAATTTTTTTACTAGATGACATTCCAAATATTGTATTAAAAATACGACATGCTTTTACTGATTCAGAAATGCCATCTAAGATATATTATGATATAGAAAAAAAACCAGGAATTTCAAATTTATTAGAGATTCTTTCTTCTATTACTAATAAAGATATTAATGTTTTACTAAAAGAATTAGAGGGTATAATGTATTCAGAATTTAAAAATATTGTTGCGGATTCTTTATCTAAATTTTTGTTTAAACTACAAAAATCTTATAATAATTATCGTTGTGATGAATCGTATTTAAAAAAAATTGCCTACGAAGGAGCAATAAAATGTCAGTTAAAATCTGAAAAGACTCTAAAAAATATACATGATAAATTAGGATTGATCACATTTTTTAAATAA
- the rpe gene encoding ribulose-phosphate 3-epimerase: MKKFFLAPSILSADFARLGEDAKKVIDAGSDLIHFDVMDNHYVPNLTMGPMILESLRNYGITAPIDVHLMVKPVDNLIPQFAKAGATFITFHPEATLHIERTLHLIKEHGCKAGLAFNPTTPLNFLDYTLEKLDLILLMSVNPGFGNQSFLPSTFSKLREVRKIIDANFPDILLEVDGGVKLNNIAEIAFSGANVFVIGSGLFECSNYELMIQKIRKELQHAHSRFIH, translated from the coding sequence ATGAAAAAATTTTTTTTAGCACCATCCATTTTATCCGCTGATTTTGCACGTTTAGGAGAAGATGCAAAAAAAGTAATAGATGCAGGAAGTGATTTAATACATTTTGATGTTATGGATAATCACTATGTACCTAATTTAACTATGGGTCCTATGATTTTAGAATCATTGCGTAATTACGGTATTACAGCACCAATTGATGTTCATTTAATGGTAAAACCAGTAGATAATTTAATTCCTCAATTTGCTAAAGCAGGAGCAACGTTTATCACTTTTCATCCAGAAGCAACACTTCATATCGAACGAACATTACACTTAATCAAAGAACATGGATGTAAAGCGGGATTAGCATTCAATCCAACGACACCACTGAATTTCCTTGATTATACATTAGAAAAATTAGATTTAATTTTATTAATGTCAGTCAATCCCGGATTTGGAAATCAATCTTTTTTGCCATCTACATTCAGTAAATTGCGTGAAGTAAGAAAAATTATTGATGCTAATTTTCCTGATATTCTATTAGAAGTAGATGGTGGAGTAAAATTAAATAATATTGCTGAAATCGCATTTTCAGGAGCAAATGTTTTCGTAATCGGATCTGGATTATTCGAATGTTCTAATTATGAACTTATGATTCAAAAAATTCGAAAAGAACTACAACATGCTCATTCTAGATTTATACATTAA
- the tusD gene encoding sulfurtransferase complex subunit TusD, with protein MNYTILVTGAAYGTQNSSTAFLFCKSLLKTKHTLYSIFFYCDGVLNANSMTTPAVDEFNLIEAWQGLNKKHKVKLYVCNSAALRRGVIADEKTLNVNVKKGNLACFFQLSGLMELAHSIKICDRIIQF; from the coding sequence ATGAACTATACAATATTAGTAACAGGTGCAGCTTATGGAACGCAAAACTCAAGCACTGCTTTTTTGTTTTGTAAATCTTTACTAAAAACAAAACATACATTATATAGTATTTTTTTTTATTGTGATGGAGTACTTAATGCTAATAGTATGACTACACCGGCAGTTGATGAATTTAACTTAATTGAAGCATGGCAAGGACTAAATAAAAAACATAAAGTAAAATTATATGTTTGTAATAGTGCTGCTCTAAGAAGAGGTGTGATAGCCGATGAAAAAACATTAAATGTAAACGTTAAAAAAGGTAATTTAGCATGTTTTTTTCAATTAAGTGGTTTAATGGAATTAGCTCATTCTATAAAAATATGTGATCGCATAATACAATTTTAA